A window of the Euzebya pacifica genome harbors these coding sequences:
- a CDS encoding MBL fold metallo-hydrolase has translation MKIESFRTPGLGDQSYLLTHEGIGVLVDPQRDVDRFIDAADAQGVDVRFVLETHLHNDYVSGGVEAARLTGAELVLPAAAAPAYDHRAAYHLEDIEGPGLTLRPIHTPGHTPEHTSYAVIIEGRPVAVFSGGSLLVGSAGRPDLLGPARARSLGKLQWRSVNRLAELPDDVELLPTHGEGSFCTVSGTGSYTSTIGVEKADNPVLQTATADEMADLLLAQPMPIPAFYQHMGPANTLGVPDIRRGPVPSLSVAALELLPDDTTVIDIRSRAEQAAGYLPGSLTIEFADDFGSWAAWLAPHGAPIVLVASANDDRAAQAVTQLAQVGVDDVRGVITDLSDSRLETFELRELDAFRPLVDGTTPVLDVRMPSEHRSEPMPGAIEKFLPELLSDGLPVDIEGARRVLVVCGSGRRASIAASILGARGISTVVLDGASAGELARTPVAA, from the coding sequence ATGAAGATCGAGTCATTCCGTACACCGGGCCTGGGCGACCAGAGCTACCTGCTGACCCACGAGGGCATCGGCGTCCTTGTCGATCCCCAGCGCGACGTGGACCGCTTCATCGACGCGGCCGACGCGCAGGGGGTGGACGTCCGCTTCGTGCTCGAGACGCACCTGCACAACGACTACGTGTCGGGCGGGGTGGAGGCGGCTCGTCTCACCGGAGCCGAGCTCGTCCTGCCGGCCGCGGCCGCACCCGCCTATGACCACCGTGCCGCCTACCACCTCGAGGACATCGAGGGCCCCGGCCTGACGCTGCGGCCCATCCACACGCCGGGCCACACGCCGGAACACACGAGCTACGCCGTCATCATCGAGGGACGGCCGGTCGCCGTGTTCAGCGGCGGCAGCCTGCTGGTCGGTTCCGCCGGGCGTCCGGACCTGCTCGGCCCGGCCCGCGCGCGGTCGCTCGGCAAGCTGCAGTGGCGTTCCGTCAACCGCCTGGCCGAGCTGCCCGACGACGTCGAGCTGCTGCCGACGCACGGCGAGGGGTCGTTCTGCACCGTGAGCGGCACGGGTTCCTACACCTCCACCATCGGGGTGGAGAAGGCCGACAACCCGGTCCTGCAGACCGCCACCGCTGACGAGATGGCTGACCTGCTGCTGGCCCAGCCGATGCCGATCCCCGCGTTCTACCAGCACATGGGCCCGGCCAACACCCTCGGCGTGCCCGACATCCGTCGCGGCCCCGTCCCCTCGCTCTCGGTCGCCGCGCTCGAGCTGCTGCCCGACGACACCACGGTGATCGACATCCGTTCTCGTGCGGAGCAGGCTGCCGGCTACCTGCCCGGGTCGCTGACCATCGAGTTCGCCGACGACTTCGGGTCGTGGGCCGCCTGGCTCGCCCCGCACGGTGCACCGATCGTCCTCGTGGCCAGCGCCAACGACGACCGCGCGGCGCAGGCCGTCACGCAGCTGGCGCAGGTCGGCGTCGACGACGTCCGCGGCGTGATCACCGACCTGTCCGACTCGCGGCTGGAGACCTTCGAGCTGCGCGAGCTCGACGCCTTCCGTCCGCTGGTCGACGGCACCACACCCGTGCTGGACGTGCGCATGCCCTCCGAGCACCGGTCCGAGCCGATGCCTGGCGCGATCGAGAAGTTCCTCCCCGAGCTGCTCAGCGACGGCCTGCCGGTCGACATCGAGGGCGCTCGCCGTGTACTGGTGGTCTGCGGCTCCGGCCGCCGAGCCTCCATCGCCGCGTCGATCCTCGGTGCCCGCGGGATCAGCACCGTGGTGCTGGACGGGGCAAGCGCAGGAGAGCTGGCCCGCACGCCCGTCGCCGCCTGA
- a CDS encoding rhodanese-like domain-containing protein, producing the protein MSSLKSTTPPDATEGGLVSAATLATQLANNPDNLVVDVRTPGEFASGHIRSAINLPLDQVDAHLRRIVTDAGGRLVLVCQSGGRATQAYDKLTAAGLDDVEVLDGGMNAWIAAGAETDVSGDPDQWTMERQVRLVAGGIVATSVAASTIWSPAKYLAGAVGAGLTYAALSNACAMGMLLARLPYNRAPETDIDEALARLTGSSRR; encoded by the coding sequence ATGTCATCCCTCAAGTCCACCACCCCTCCCGACGCGACCGAAGGTGGCCTCGTCAGCGCGGCCACCCTCGCCACACAGCTCGCGAACAACCCCGACAACCTCGTCGTGGACGTCCGGACCCCCGGGGAGTTCGCCTCGGGTCACATCCGCAGCGCGATCAACCTGCCGCTGGACCAGGTCGACGCCCACCTGCGTCGCATCGTCACCGACGCGGGTGGCCGCCTGGTGCTGGTCTGCCAGTCCGGTGGCCGGGCCACGCAGGCCTACGACAAGCTGACCGCTGCCGGCCTCGACGATGTCGAGGTCCTCGATGGCGGTATGAACGCCTGGATCGCCGCGGGCGCCGAGACGGACGTCTCGGGCGACCCGGACCAGTGGACCATGGAGCGTCAGGTCCGCCTCGTCGCCGGCGGCATCGTCGCGACCTCGGTGGCCGCCAGCACGATCTGGTCACCGGCCAAGTACCTGGCGGGTGCGGTCGGTGCCGGCCTGACCTACGCCGCGTTGTCCAACGCCTGCGCGATGGGCATGTTGCTCGCCCGGCTGCCGTACAACCGTGCGCCCGAGACCGACATCGACGAGGCCCTCGCACGCCTGACCGGCTCCTCGAGACGGTGA